The following are encoded together in the Kribbella voronezhensis genome:
- a CDS encoding winged helix-turn-helix transcriptional regulator: MEPRFFADCQARVAIDLISGRWPMVVLYSLATVGPSRPGVLTEQIGGISQKVLTDTLRRLQANGLVERHRYAEAPPRVEYSLTEAGQALIGPLEALGEWAQKYGDAVLAAQETADW; this comes from the coding sequence GTGGAGCCGAGATTCTTCGCCGATTGCCAGGCGCGCGTCGCCATCGACCTGATCAGTGGGCGTTGGCCGATGGTCGTGCTCTACTCGCTCGCGACCGTCGGGCCGTCGCGACCCGGTGTCCTGACGGAGCAGATCGGTGGGATCAGCCAGAAGGTGCTCACCGACACGTTGCGCCGGCTGCAGGCCAACGGGCTGGTCGAGCGGCATCGGTACGCCGAGGCGCCGCCGCGGGTGGAGTACTCGCTGACCGAGGCCGGTCAGGCCCTGATCGGGCCGCTGGAAGCGCTGGGCGAGTGGGCCCAGAAGTACGGCGACGCCGTGCTGGCCGCCCAGGAGACCGCCGACTGGTGA